GATGTTGCCGAGAAAGAGGACGACTCCGGCGATGTGGACGAGCTTGAGGGTTAAATACATGCAGCAACGCGCTTTTCTAGGAAGCGGCGCTCCTCCTTGTTTCGAGCCAGTGCGAGCGCGGCTTCGAAATGGCGGCGAGCGCTTGCAGCGTTGCTGCATCGCAGCTCGAGCTCGCCGCGAGCCGCGTGATAGAACGGATACTCTTCGAGCCGTTCGCGCATTGCGATCGCTTCGATCGCCTCAAGGCCGCGGTGCGGACCGCTGCGCTGTGCGAGACCGATCGCGCGATTTAGCGCGACGACCGGCGATGGTGCGATCGTCATCAGCGTATCGTAGAGCGAAACGATCTCCTCCCAATCGGTCGCTTCGAAGGTCGGCGCACGCGCGTGCGAGGCCGCAATCGCGGCCTCAACGTGAAAGCGGCTAATCGCGCAGCCCGTCGCAGAGCGTTCGAGCCAGGCCTTCCCCTCGGCGATCATCGCGGCATCCCAGCGGGACCGATCCTGTTCCCAGAGGGAGTTGAGATTGCCGGATGCATCGAGCCGTGCCGGCAGCCGCGCGCCATCGAGATACATCAAGGCGCAGAGCGCGTGGGTTGCCGGCGTCGCGCCAAGCGGATGCGCGGCGAGCAGGCGCACCAAACGGATGGCCTCGCGGCAGAGCTCGGCGCGCACGACCTGCGTTGACGATCCGTGATAGCCTTCGCTAAAGATCAGATAGAGCGCGCGCTGCACCGCCGGCAGCCGCGCGGCAAAGTCCGCACGATCGGCGATGTCGAAGAGCGCGCCGGAACTTGCGAGGCGCTGCTTTGCACGCGTCAACCGCTTCTGCACGGCGGCGTGCGTGCTCATGAACGCGCTCGCGATTTCGCTCGGTCCGAATCCGCCGGCGAGCGCGAGCACGAGCATCACCTGCGCGGCTTCGGGAAGCTCGCGCCGGCAGCACGAGAAGATCACTCGTAATTCGTCGTCGGCGATGCCGACCGGGTCGAAGACCTCGTCGACTGCCGGGGCCAGCGTCCACTCCGTTTCGAGCAGACGGCCGAGGTCCGGTGCGAA
The window above is part of the Candidatus Cybelea sp. genome. Proteins encoded here:
- a CDS encoding DUF6596 domain-containing protein — encoded protein: MGITRQAPSDRLFRREAGRMVAALTRLFGLHNLGLAEDVVQDAFCRALEVWKLRGIPENPSAWLMTTAKNRALDLLRRERTARTFAPDLGRLLETEWTLAPAVDEVFDPVGIADDELRVIFSCCRRELPEAAQVMLVLALAGGFGPSEIASAFMSTHAAVQKRLTRAKQRLASSGALFDIADRADFAARLPAVQRALYLIFSEGYHGSSTQVVRAELCREAIRLVRLLAAHPLGATPATHALCALMYLDGARLPARLDASGNLNSLWEQDRSRWDAAMIAEGKAWLERSATGCAISRFHVEAAIAASHARAPTFEATDWEEIVSLYDTLMTIAPSPVVALNRAIGLAQRSGPHRGLEAIEAIAMRERLEEYPFYHAARGELELRCSNAASARRHFEAALALARNKEERRFLEKRVAACI